The DNA sequence gtgtttcgttctccaccccaacagatgtgggatttcacaatccacccctttcaaggcccagcgtcctcgttggcactcatgTCTACCAAACAACGCAActcaaaacatttatttatgtcCATTAGACCATTCGAACAGGGAAATTCTCAATCAATGTATTATATAGTTGCGTGTTacggcctaagcccaccgctagcagatattgtcctctttgagctttccctttcgggcttcccctcaaggctttacaacacgtctgctagggagaggtttccacacccttataaagggtgtttcgttctccaccccaaccgatgtaggatttcacaatccaccccccttcaaggctcaacgtcctcgctggcattcATGTCTCAATCAATGTATTATATAGCTACGAGTCTTTAAACTAATGCATTCGGACAATAATAACCAAGTATAGTTATTATACATGGAAAACGAACCACGTTTGCCCATCGAAATTACTTTTAACATCAActtccataaataaataagaaccCTTTGTTCAGATTTAACTGACCAGTAAATATGAGTAACAGAGAGAGAGCTAGGATTTACCTTGAATGCTCTTGCTAGGACTCCATCTTTTCCACAAACATTATTCCATCTTAAGTTATCCAAAGTGTTTCTTTTCTGTAAATTAAGCTCCCAGTGTGCTCTCACAGCTTCCCTCGCTGCACCGAGCAATAGTTTATCGTGGGAAATAGTAGTTCTTCGTCCCTGCTCACGATATAATTCTACGGCGATTTGACCATGGGGCAACCAGTCAACCGGAGCTACATTAACTGCCTCGGCACAATTGAAACCACTGTTGAATCCCGAATGGTATGCACGAGGGAAGGTCAAAACAAACTCTCCAGGATTCTGAATACACCTATATACAGGTACACCCTCAGATTTCAGTATGGACGGAGAAAGTTGCGTAACCTGCTCAATAATAAAACTTCGAAGTTTAGGCCGACATTTTGATCGTTGCTACTGGCAAATATCAAAGTTGAAAAAACTCGCAGCCTTCGTGTTCATTTAAGACTTTAAGTAAAACAGGTTCTTTGATGTACTTGGATGTATAAACCGTGAGAACATTATTAGGAACAAGACCACTTTAAATTAGGGAAGAAACTTGCCAATTTATGAAGTAAATCGGGTTGTTCGTCGAAGAGATCAGGTAAATGCTTTCTCATAGCCTCTTCTAATTTACCGGCACCGTTTCCTGGAACTCCGTACCATACTTTGGGATCTCCCCAGTGCAAGTAATTCAGAGAGTAGAGGTGGTGATCTTCAACGTGCTGCAAATATACATCTTAAAACATGTGAGCAAACAATTCAAGCAGCTACTGAACAATTTCGTGGGATGTAATATTCATGATGTTTACAAAACACCTGAAAggtataactataggaagtaaaGATATTAGACAGTTCACACCAAGATATCACTCGGTAAACATCTCTCTAAAGTCCCTCTCCCTAGCAAGAGCGAACCAACTTCGCAAAGAACGGATTCCAAACATCATATGACACACTACAACTCCAGAGAACGTGGTCAAGATCCTCAACAACCAGACCAAGGTACGCACCTTCGCCAGCACCTTCGCCAACACAATGACCTTGCCCACAAGGTACTTTTTGGGGCTAGGATGACTcgttttatttcattcatcaatgaaacTGTCTTTCCTCTcgaaaagaaataaacgaTGAAAAATTCCTTCCATAACCACACGTGCAGAGGAAAAGTAGAAAATGACGTCATAATGAAGAAATAAGTAACCTCACCCAGCAAAAGGACGAAAAGCACATCCCAATATACAGCCATGGTACCAAGACTCCAGATATATTACTGCTCTCATAGCTAAGGACCGAACCGGGAAGCTTCGGAAAGTTATTCAGGTTCCAGCCAGATTTTACATACTTATCGTCATCTGATGTATAGCCCTCTTGACAGCAACTCTTCGGAAAACCGCTGCCGAACTCTCCAGTTTCTAAATCAGCCCCATAGAGCACCTAACgaggagaaaaaagaaaaacaaaaagtttagATCGATGAATTACGGTAGAGCGGTGGAAATATAtacgaaaaataaatagatctTCTTGAGAAAATTGTACAGAGCATGTAAAGAAAGAcagaaaaagaattcaaatattgACACTCAAATACAAACCTCGATCTCTTCCGTTGGCTTCTCTACCATCCGCCAATATTCACCCTCAATATTTTCCACAGACGGTTTCCAATGCTCGTTCTCTTGCAGCATGGAGGGATTACATCCCTTAGCGGTATCATGGAGTGGTTTACTAAAATACTGAGACTTAAAGTCATCggcatattttttaaacgatTCTAAAGTAAAATCTGTACCAGGATCAAATCCAAATCTTTCTGTCGCACGAGACCCCGcatcttcattttttccatttaaggTGGTAACATCAACCCCCTTTCGATTAACCCTCCTCCTTTTCCGTCTCATTTGATTGCAAACTCTAAAGTTCTTTCTTATTGAATCCCGATTCTGAAGCTTATCGATCCTTTGGACACGAGTTGCAAATTTAGAATTCTCCCAAATATGTTTCTGCTTCAGCGGGCATGGAGGTTTCCAAGAAGATGGCGGGACAATACGACAAATCCCATATGGTTCTGCTTTTGTTCGTATGCTTGCTATATATGTCAAAGTATCTTCAAATTCCTGCCACAATTGtgacaaatttgaaagttagaAAATTCACAGCAGTAAACTTCAAATAGAGGGCCAAAACGTGATAATACACGAATCCAGAAGCGTTGATAAACACCTCTTCATTTGGGTAAAACACAGGAGCGGCCTCAAGGTCCGGCCGGCAGGATTCTTCTGGACGCCATCTCGCAACAACCTGTTCCAAGATTACACTCAATCAAACATTCTCAAGAAAAGGTATTGATAGAAAGAGCAGCAAAAACGGCTAGTTGATCGGTTCAATTTAAAGAATCGCATCATATTCATTCTTGATCATTCGAACTACTAGCCTCCCTTCCATTATTCTGTGACTAACGATTTGTGTTTCGAGCTAAATTAAGAACTTTTGGAAATCTGACACGACtgatttgaatttcttaaatGCAAGTTAAGAAAAATATCCATCAAACTAAAATGTTTCTATACATTAAATAGTTATAAATGAAGGTTGATATGAGTGATGACCTTTTGGCAATTATTACATTGAGGACATCCACGGATGACCCCCTTCGAAAGAGGCGGCCTTGACGAAAAATTCTGCAACCAAAACCATGGAAAAGGCTTAACAAAAATATCGCAAtcccgaaaaggaaaacaaaattaaaacataaagaaGAATACCGCAACAGAACAATCAAAAACTAACCTGATCAACGCGCTTAGTATCAAGCTTGTCGTCGGAACAGTACTCAAATTGTCTGTAGTTTATACATGGTTTACGTCGGAGGGCCCTTGTTACTTTTGGAACATCGGCAATTTCTACCTCAGTTTCCACTTTAACTGGTTGTGACTCGGAGATGGTCGGCAAACTAACTGGGACGTGAGCTTTTTCATGATTGTGCACTTTCCCTAGAGGAAATGATATATATGACTCGAAACCTGGTGGAACTGATGGAAAGTCATCACTATCTTCTTCCACAGAAACTCGTATAAGCTCTGTCCCCATATCACAGTCTatggaggaaaaagaaggaataTAAGCCTTCCATGTGTTCATTGTACAAAGATTTGTCAATCAAAACGATCTCGAATGCAACTTTTTAGCTACATACAGCTTACCCCGAAACTAGAGCAACTATGTCACGTGTAAGAAAAACCGTATCTAGTACCACCATATCTGCAAAACAACCAAACATTTCAAAGTTAAGTCCATGATAACAACCACTCAGCCTTCCCAACTCCCAGCACCGGCCGGTGGCAAACACAAGATATGTTATTAACTATATTAATTCAAGACGTTCTAACTTGCAAAATTATTAACATGGTagcttattttcatttcagaCTCGAACAATCAAAGCCATGAACCAAAATAAGCATTTGGAGCATTAAAAGAAATGAGACACATTATTGTAAGAAACATAAAACTACATGACTGGTCAAAACAAGACAAGAACGgcaaaaaaatgtgaaaagtatcatgagatcccaacatcgattggggaggagaacgaaacattctttataaaggtgtagaaacctctccctagcagacgcgctttaaaaaccttgaggggaagccgaaaagaaagctaaaaaaggaccatatttgctagcggtggacttgggcagttacaaatggtaccaaaGTCAGACatcgggtgatgtgccagcgaggagtcTAAACCCCGAAGAAGGATgaattggagggtcccacatcgattgtaaaagaaaatgagtgccagcgaggacgttaggccccgaaggggggtggattctaagatcccatatcggttggggaggagaacgaaacattctttataaaggtgtggaaacctctccctaccaaacgcgttttaaaaaccttgaggggaagcccgaaaggaaagcccaaagaggacaatatctgctagcggtggacttgggtggACTTGGGcatttacaaatggtaccataGCCAGACACtccgggcaatgtgccagcgaggagtcTGAACCCCGAAAAGGGATgaattggagggtcccacatcgattgtaaaaggaaacgagtgtcagcgagaacgttaggccccgaaggagggtggattgtgagatcccatatcggttggggaggagaacgaaacattctttataaaggtgtggaaacctctccctaccagacgcgttttaaaaaccttgaggggaagcccgaaaggaaagtccaaataggacaatatatgctagcggtggacttgggcatttacaaatggtaccataGCCAGACACtccgggcaatgtgccagcgaggaggctgaaccccgaaggggggtggattggagggtcccacaccgaaatgagtgtcagcaaggacattgggccccgaaggggggtggattgtgagatcccacatcggttggggaggagaacaaaacattctttataagaatgtggaaacctctccttgaGGGAAACCGAaagggaaaagcccaaagaggacaatatctactagcggtggacttgggtagttacaaatggtaccaaaGCCAGGCACTAGGCGATgcgccagcgaggaggctgaaccccgaagtggggtggattggagggtcccacatcgaaatgagtgtcagcaaggacgttggtccccaaaggggggtggattgtgaaatcccatatcggttggggaggagaacgaaacattctttataagaacgTGAAAAGCTCTCATTGAGGGAAAAGcccagagaggacaatatctgctagtggtggacttgggtagttacaaatggtaccaaagtcagacactaggcgatgcgccagcgaggaggctgaacccaggggggtggattggagggtcccacatcgaaatgagtgtcagcaaggaccttgggccctgaaagggggtggattgtgagatcccatatcggttggggaggagaacgaaacaagagtgtggaaacctctccttgaGGGAAACCGAaagggaaaagcccaaagagaacagtatctactagcgatgggcttgagtcgttacaagTACAACACGCCCCGTTTACAACTTCAACACAAATAACGTAAATATCATCCCGAAAAATAAACCCTAAAGTTCAAACAACCAAGTTTCTAAAATTTGGTAATCAAACAAGGCTGGAAAATTGAAAACGAACAAGAATTAACAAGCCACACATCTTCCAACCGATCAAAAGGCAAACATACCAATACcaaaactattttcttttaaacaagaaatatCATTAACAGAGCTATCAGGTATTTGAACAAGAACAACTCTGTACCATTCATCACTGTTCTCCAATTCCCAAGCAGAAAATGCAACCCAGAAGAATCCAGCAAGACCCCTTTATTCATTNGTCTCATTTCCTTCCACAAAGtcaaaaaaaaagttcataaccccaacaaaacaaaacaaaacaaacaaactaaCTGTAACCACTCAAATCCAAATGATCCGATCTAACCCTAACAAGACAAACAAGACTAACCTTTCAGGGTATGCCCTAAACAATCGAATCCACGAAAATTCACCAAGAATCCATGAAAATTCCAgagaatatgaataaaaaagaacaattagTAGCTTCCCTAAGCAGCCAAGACAGTGGAGAAGGGTAAATCCGGAAGGAAAATTAATGAAGTACAAGAATTGAAATGGATatgaatgaacaaaaaaacagaatCCCAGACATTTCAGAAACTTGTAGGAAAAAACCCTAACTCAAAAGGGGTAAACCATATATAGGTAATAGATTAAATGCCCTTTTTCCATGGTTTTCTTCTGGgtttaattaaagtaataatctccacaaagaaagaacgaaaggggaaaaaaatacgtcgttttggttttttgtttcaGATGAAGACTAGGGATTAGTCATCAATTTGGTGCCCTACAAAAAAGGgtatttgatgaattaaaatgaaaaaaataatcagattctaatttttattatttcttttgattttagtgaagaaagttaaataaatattatggagaaagataaatttattaaaaaaatatatatgtttatttactgaaaaaaaaaaattaaaaacaagtgTGGGACGGATGGGGACATTTTCGTAAATACAAATTTCTTTTAGGGGTAAAAGAGTCAACTAAATAGGGAATTGGAACATTTTcgtaagtatatttttttttaggggtAAAAGAGTCGgctttataaatttattaaaaaaagaaatattatgtttaatttactgaaaaaaaaaaagtgtggaAGGGAAGAGGGACATTTTtgtaaatacaattttttttaggggtAAAAGAGTCaacttcataaatttataaattaaaaacaagtgTAGAAGGGAACATTTTcgtaaatataattttcttttagggGTAAAAGAGTTAACTTTatacatttataaattaaaaacaagtgTGAAGGAACATTTTagtaaatacaattttttttaagggtaaAAGAGTCaacttaataaatttattaaaaaaacaaccgTGGAAGGAGATGGAGACATTTTCGTAAATACAATTTCTTTTAGAGGTAAAAGAGtccatttataaattttattaaaaaagattatgtttaatttaccgaagaaaaaaaataagtggGGAGGGGAATGGGAACATTTTCGTAAATACAATTTCTTTTAGGGGTAAAAGAGTCCacttaataaatttatttaaaaaaaattatatttaatggaCTCGTAAAAATAAAGTGGGGAAGGGATAGGGACATTTTCGTAAATACAGTTTTTTTTAAGGGGTAAAAGACTGaacttcataaatttattttaaaaaaattatgtttaatttactggaaaaaaaaaaagtgaggaGGGGAATGAGAATATTTTCGTAAATACAATTTCTTTTAGGGGTAAAAGAGTCCacttaataaatttatttgaaaaaaattatgtttaatttactgaaaaaaaaaggaagaggaatGGGAATATTTTCGTAAATACAATTTCTTTTAGGGGTAAAAGGGTCCacttaataaatttatttaaaaaaaatatatgtttaatttgctgaaaaaagaaagtaggGAGGAGAATGGGAATATTTTCGTAAATACAATTTCTTATAGGGGTAAAAGAGTCCacttaataaatttatttaaaaaaattatgtttaatttacTGGAAAAAAAGTGTGGAAGGGATAGGGACATTTTCGTAAATACAGTTTTTTTTAGGGGTAAAAGATTgaactttataaatttatttaaaaaaattatatttaatttactgaaaaaataaataaataatggaagGGAATTAGACATTTAcgtaaatacaattttttttaggggtAAAAGCGTCAACTTTATACTCTACTTGGTCAATGTTGGTTTCCAAAGGGTAATTTAAAGTATAGGGTATTCATTGATACTATATTCTAAACTTTTGTTTTAGGTCTCCCCTAAAAATTTAgggtaaattaataaaaaaatattcgtattttttttttcttcaaaaatattttaaaaaatagttttatggttttttttaggaatattgttaatattttattttaaaaatattcttaaattttaaaccttaaaaaacGTCCACTCGACTCTAAAATGTATAGTTAATATctgaaaagattaaaaatttaaaaatacattaatattagatttaaaaattacccatgaaattttaaaaataatatttaatatttttttatttttataaaagaatttataatttttatttttatcgatACTCCATTCATTATCTAcaagcatttttattttattttaaaaaatttatgtgtattttttaaatgtggtATCAAtgataaagttatttttaaaattttaaactataagAATTGCACACAtagcaacaaaaaaatataaccgTGAATGGATGGAGACACATTTCTCACgcgaaaataaaaattatattcctCATCCTCAACCCCATTAAATACCCGTCCACCCAGATAACTTtatgtataaataaaaataaaaataaaaatatattaagacaCAAAAAGaacttattatataaaaataagtatatatatatatatatatatatatattatatacttaatttttatttacttagtaaatgaattttgtaaattataaaaaaaattatttgaaatgaatattaaaatatatatatatatatatatatataatggtgAAAATTAATATCGCTACCGTGAAGGCTGATGATCGGCACCCTGAAAATCGGAACGTTCTGAGCCCTAATTTCGAAGCTAATTTTGAGTTCTAACAGCTCTTTGGCCATGGCGGGTCCTTTCTCGGCTCCTTCTGCAGCTTCTTCCTCATCAGGTGCCCAATTTACGTATTCAAATGGTTCTTACTTTCCTTTACCTTTCCATCTCCAGCAGTCTGCTCCAGCCGCCCCTGCTCCCCAGTATCCCACTCCCTATGTCGCTGCTCCGGCTCCTCCAGCAGTTCCACTTCCCGTCGCCTCCGTATATCCGACTCCTGCTCCCGCTCCGGCAGCTTACAATCTCCCTCAGTACCAGCAGGTAAGCAAAATCTGCATGCGATTGGAATTCGTGCTGCGGGATTGgggttttgttgttttgtgaATAGGGTTTGCGGGAAAATGTTATTCGGATGGACAGGGATTTGTTTAGATGAATTTATGGtgtaattttatcattttcctTTGAATAAACAGGCCCAACAACTATTTCAAAGGGATGCCCAAACGATAACTCCGGAAGCTCTTGAGAGTGTTAAAGCTGCGCTTGCAAGTAGTGAGATCGAGCATAAagcagaaacaaaaaagaaagctaTTCCTCGCAAAGCTGCTGGTCAATCTTGGGAGGACCCAACACTTACTGAGTGGCCTGAAAGTATGGATTGTCtactttatttgatttcatgTATTTGCAATTACTGGCTTGTTTTGGCGTGcattgttttttcttaatttttttttttctcttaggAATAGTTACATATAATTGATTTAGGAATAGTTACttataattgattttgatgtttgaTATCAACTTGGCGTGCATTGTCTACCTGAGATGATGAGGAACAGCCACTTAAGAATTGTGTGAGCAGAAAGGGGGTAGAGGTTTCAAATGAAATGCATTGATTGAGTcggtgaaaagaaaaatggggaTTAGATTCATTCTCATGGTGAACAAGCAT is a window from the Cucurbita pepo subsp. pepo cultivar mu-cu-16 chromosome LG07, ASM280686v2, whole genome shotgun sequence genome containing:
- the LOC111799098 gene encoding RNA-binding protein 42-like, which translates into the protein MAGPFSAPSAASSSSGAQFTYSNGSYFPLPFHLQQSAPAAPAPQYPTPYVAAPAPPAVPLPVASVYPTPAPAPAAYNLPQYQQAQQLFQRDAQTITPEALESVKAALASSEIEHKAETKKKAIPRKAAGQSWEDPTLTEWPENDYRLFCGDLGNEVNDDVLSKAFSRFPSFNMARVVRDKRTGKTKGYGFVSFSNPTDLAGALKEMNGKYVGNRPIKLRKSNWKERTDYEALGRYKNHTQKKSKLPKKSILHK